A genome region from Triticum aestivum cultivar Chinese Spring chromosome 2B, IWGSC CS RefSeq v2.1, whole genome shotgun sequence includes the following:
- the LOC123039300 gene encoding ferredoxin-thioredoxin reductase, variable chain, chloroplastic-like: MATATAATAPSTSSSLLLCRPLPPNSTAAYCLAPPRCRACLRTARQVAVSSVSPSPSPSPDVADEEATAAPKLGKRVRVMTPVRVYHVPKAPNLDLRGMEGVVKQYVGVWKGKRITANRPFSDWSSSTPLYGYGQYLSVIKPLLLDQ; the protein is encoded by the coding sequence ATGGCAACCGCCACCGCCGCAACCGCCCCTTCCACCTCCTCGTCACTCCTCCTCTGCCGACCCCTCCCTCCAAATTCCACAGCCGCGTACTGCCTCGCGCCACCACGGTGCCGCGCGTGCCTCCGCACCGCGCGCCAGGTTGCCGTCAGCAGCGtgtccccatccccatccccgtccCCCGACGTGGCGGATGAGGAGGCCACGGCCGCGCCCAAGCTCGGCAAGCGCGTGCGCGTCATGACGCCGGTCCGCGTCTACCACGTCCCCAAGGCGCCGAACCTGGACCTCCGCGGCATGGAAGGTGTGGTCAAGCAGTATGTCGGTGTGTGGAAGGGCAAGCGCATCACGGCCAATCGCCCTTTCTCCGACTGGTCAAGCAGTACCCCTTTGTATGGCTACGGTCAGTATTTGTCTGTAATTAAACCTCTTCTCCTTGATCAATGA